AACATAATTTTACTTTCTTTATATGATATGTATCAGAAATTATTTTTTAAAATTTGCCACGCTTCATTTAAATATTTCATGGCATCATGGGATGTTACCTGCATTTTATCAGGATGCCAAGATTGTGCAAATTTTATATATTTTTTGCGAACTTCTGATAAATCAATTGGCTCTGCATTTTGTATATTAAAAAACGCTAACGCCCAAGACGTTGTTCCGCGTTGAAACTGATTTGCGGCAAGTAAACAGACTTCAAACTCTTCACATGCGTTTTGTTGTTTTGGTTGCTTTAAAATTTCTTGAATATCATTGATAATTTGTTTTCTGTTTTCTAAACGTTTCTGTTTTTCTAGTTTTTTTTGTTTTTTTATTTCCATTTCAAGACGCTTCACGTCATACGCATCGTCATCACTAAAATCAATGTCCATATTGGATTCATCCATCTGCTGTTATATACCTATTTGCGCACTGTGTGCGTTTACCCTTTTAAAGCAGAGTCACTTTCATTTCTCTCAACTTTAGAAAAGGATCATAAAACTGATATGCCAAATCTTTCTACGCATGAGAACATGATTCACAATATTTTTGTGCTCGAACTCATTTCACGCATTGCCATGAGTACATTATTTGGCTTTGCGGTTCTCTGTTTTGGTTACACCTTAACTCCAAACATTCAAAAAAAGCAGCGCACAGAATTTATTCATATCTTTGCCCGTATTTTATTTATGCTGGGCTCTGCGTTTACCATTGTTTATGGAACGCTTGAATTTATTCTTCCACTCAATTCGATTGCCACGCAAGTGCATACAGTCATATGTCTTGTGCTTGCAGCCACCGTTTTATTTATAGACCCAAACAAAGAAGGCGCACCTGCATTTTCTTTTTTAAGTGGTGCACTTATTTTTTTGCTCGTAACATTAACACCTTTTTTAGATCCAAAACCATTGTATCGCGCTCACTCTGTTGATTGGTTGGTGTATTTTCATATTGGCACTGGAGCATTGGGTGAAGCCATTTTTGCTGTGGTGTTTTGTACGTCACTCCTTTATTTATGGAATTATCACAAACTCAAACAACGCAAACTTGCCTCAAGCGGCTCTTTGACAAGCTTATCTTCTATAGACACACTTGTCGAAAAATCATCGCTATTTGGTTTAACTTTTATCACTCTCAGTCTTCTTTCAGGCATTGCATTAATTTTTATTGGTAAATTTACTACACAAGTTGGATTTATAAAAATTTTATGGGCATTTTTGGTTTGGGGATGGTATGTCATGACGATCTTTGGCAGGAGTCTCTGGGGATGGCGCGGTAAAAAAGGTGCAAAACTCGCTATCTTTGGCATGATTCTTCTTATGCTAGGATTATTTGGAACAATTTGGCATTATTTTTAATTTAGAGATGAGATT
This region of Spirobacillus cienkowskii genomic DNA includes:
- a CDS encoding J domain-containing protein encodes the protein MDESNMDIDFSDDDAYDVKRLEMEIKKQKKLEKQKRLENRKQIINDIQEILKQPKQQNACEEFEVCLLAANQFQRGTTSWALAFFNIQNAEPIDLSEVRKKYIKFAQSWHPDKMQVTSHDAMKYLNEAWQILKNNF
- the ccsA gene encoding cytochrome c biogenesis protein CcsA, coding for MPNLSTHENMIHNIFVLELISRIAMSTLFGFAVLCFGYTLTPNIQKKQRTEFIHIFARILFMLGSAFTIVYGTLEFILPLNSIATQVHTVICLVLAATVLFIDPNKEGAPAFSFLSGALIFLLVTLTPFLDPKPLYRAHSVDWLVYFHIGTGALGEAIFAVVFCTSLLYLWNYHKLKQRKLASSGSLTSLSSIDTLVEKSSLFGLTFITLSLLSGIALIFIGKFTTQVGFIKILWAFLVWGWYVMTIFGRSLWGWRGKKGAKLAIFGMILLMLGLFGTIWHYF